The Nostoc sp. 'Peltigera membranacea cyanobiont' N6 genome contains the following window.
TAATCCCCGCCTCGCCAACATCAGTGGAGAATCCATCTACCTGGATGCGAGATGGATACAGTCCGACTGAAATTATTCTCGCGGCGGCAATTTTAACTTCATTGTCCATTGGGGGAATTGCCTCTGTGATTGTGGCGATTACAGGTTTAGTTAAAACTTTAGTACGCCCGACAAGCAAAAAAACTAAGTAGGGGAACTGGCAAAGGCAAATTCTTCGCTTCGTTGCTATCCCGCCTCGGAATCAATTCCGAGGCTAATAGCCTAATAGCATTTCACACAAACCCTGATACATATAGATTTCTCGTAGGGGCACAGCAATGCTGTGCCCCTACCAACGTATTTGTATCATTATTAAAGTAAAACGGTATAAGTCCGTTGAAACGGACTAAATTTAATTAATTTGAGTCAGTTTTAACTGACTTATGCTGTTAGCCTGCGATTTGAATCGCAGGCGGACTGAAAATATCGCCCGTCACTTGAGCCACTTGAGCCTCTGAACCTGAACGTTGAGCTTCTGAACCTCGCACTTGAGCCTTTGAACCTGAACGTTGCACCTTTTTACTCGAACGTTGCACCTTTTTACTCGAACGTTGAGCTTTTTTACTCGAACGTTGAGCTTTTTTACTCGAACGTTGAGCCTTTTTACTCGAACGTTGAGCTTTTGAGCCTCGAAGTTGCACCTTTTAACCTCGAAGTTGCACCTTTTAACGTCAAATTTTGAGTTTGGTACTCAAAACAGCTAGATAAATACTGTATTCCTCCTGCCCCATGCCCCCTAATTCTAAGGTGACTGATTTAACACCCACTTCAACCACTGCCTAAAGGAACTTATAGTATTCAAACGATGAACTCCAGGCGCACGGGTGGCAGCGAGTCCATCAACGGCGACTAATGCAGCGTATTGCAAGCCCAAAAAACTATCAACTGCGGCATAAGGGCCACCTAAAGTAATAGCCCCAGCAGCATACATTTGACCTTTGCCACTACGCATTTCTACTAGTTCAAAATTGTTCGCTACAGTCAATCTTCCCAAGTGATTCACTGGGAGATTGTAATTTTTCACCAAATCTGCTATCAGAGGGTTGGCATCTACCTTAGCGTCCAGTCCAGTAGCATCAACAATAAAATCAGCTAGCAATTTTATTTCCCCAAAGCTTTGTTCTCGGATATGGGTAATAGTCCGGTTTTGGGCATCTCGTTCTACATCCAAAACCTCTCCGAAGGTAATTTGATACCAGCCTTCGCTGATGCCTTGGGCAGTAATTTGCTGCCAGTCCTGGCGGTCGGCGGTGGTAGTTCCACCCCAGTCTGCTAGTAAACGTTTGCGTTCATCGGGGGTGGCTTTTTCTAACATTGCCCGGAGTTCGCCACCCCAACAGGCTTTCGGCCAGTTAAAGGGTTGAAATTCGTAATGATTTTTGACTAGGCGCTGGGTATTTTGAAATTTGTTACCTTGAGGTTTAGGCGATCGCATTAAATGCAAAACTGCAATATTCCGATTTCGCTTTCTGGCTTCATAAATGCGTTGAATAATCCGCGAAGCCACAATTCCCCGCCCCCGAATCAATACCGTACCACCTTGTCGTTCTAGTTGCTCGTAAACATGATCGTGGGCTTCATAAGCATTGACGACAGATTTAAAATCTTGATATTTTTCTCTATAAGCTTGCAAATCAGGAAGAAACTGAATTGCTGGATACCCAGTAGCTAAATGTAAATAACGACTAACTAAAAAAGCATAATCTCCTGGGGCGCGAGAATAGGCTACGCAATATCTGCCATCATCAGTTTTGCGAATTGCCCTAACTCGTCCATAGCGATAAATTTGATTCCAGCCAATGCGCTTCGCTTCCCTGTCTATGGAATCAAAGACGTTACCCGCACGGGGTGTATAAGTTTCGGCAAATGTTGGTTCTGCAAACACTTGCCACAAATATTTAAATGCTGAGTTTATCTGTCCCTTAGTGCAATCGTGCCAAGCCTCACGCAAGGCATAACTAGGCCAACCCCAAATATTATCAGGACAAGAGTCAGAATTCGATCGCAGTCTTTCATATAAGGGAATTTGCGAATTCAAACAA
Protein-coding sequences here:
- a CDS encoding FHA domain-containing protein, with product MNDLQIQLSWEEPATGERREPRLNMPIAFGREFPRLPAELRGVRVSRMLLNSSEVSRYHALIDWEQNHLVVIDQGSVNGVYVNGQPQTRSVLANGDTLQIGPYLITVTFAASASAPDTSPPSTIHFNVNTNLPDPRLPVAQPLTPLASNFPPLAFQAENVTVQALYATGLSVDESDYLAIGAGLGSFVWADLLRLSGVRPDKIVALGLEAEPYARYKRLCLNSQIPLYERLRSNSDSCPDNIWGWPSYALREAWHDCTKGQINSAFKYLWQVFAEPTFAETYTPRAGNVFDSIDREAKRIGWNQIYRYGRVRAIRKTDDGRYCVAYSRAPGDYAFLVSRYLHLATGYPAIQFLPDLQAYREKYQDFKSVVNAYEAHDHVYEQLERQGGTVLIRGRGIVASRIIQRIYEARKRNRNIAVLHLMRSPKPQGNKFQNTQRLVKNHYEFQPFNWPKACWGGELRAMLEKATPDERKRLLADWGGTTTADRQDWQQITAQGISEGWYQITFGEVLDVERDAQNRTITHIREQSFGEIKLLADFIVDATGLDAKVDANPLIADLVKNYNLPVNHLGRLTVANNFELVEMRSGKGQMYAAGAITLGGPYAAVDSFLGLQYAALVAVDGLAATRAPGVHRLNTISSFRQWLKWVLNQSP